TCCACATTAAAAAAAGGCTATCCCAAATGGATAGCCTTTTTTTAACATTTATTTATTCAGTCGTTTTTCTAATTCAGCTTTTTGATCTTCGAATCCCGGTTTGCCTAATAGTGCGAACATGTTTTTCTTATAGGCTTCTACTCCAGGTTGATCAAATGGATTTACGCCTAGTAAATAGCCACTAATGGCACAAGCTTTTTCAAAGAAATACACCATATATCCAAAGGTGTAAGCATCAAGAGAAGGTACATGGACGACAAGGTTTGGTACTTCCCCATCTGTATGAGCAAGCAGCGTTCCTTCATACGCTTTTTCGTTTACATAATCAACTGTTTCACCAGCTAAATAGTTCAGTCCATCAAGGTTTTGCTCATCTTCTTCTATGGTGATATCACTCTTTGGTTGTTCTACGTGAATAACAGTTTCAAATAAATCCCGACGTCCATCTTGCACATATTGACCCATAGAGTGTAAATCGGTCGAGAAGTTTGCGGAGGCTGGGAAAATCCCTTTTTGATCTTTCCCTTCACTCTCTCCAAATAACTGTTTCCACCATTCGGAAAAGTATTGAAGGGACGGTTCGTAGTTTACGAGCATCTCAATGGATTTACCTTTGTTGTAGAGCACATTACGAACCGCTGCATATTGGTAAGCAGGGTTATCTTCGAGTTCAGATTCACTTAATTGTTTTTCCGCTTCTTGTGCACCATCCATCATTTGATTAATATCAATACCACTAGCTGCAATTGGTAACAAACCAACTGCTGTTAACACAGAAAAGCGTCCACCTACATCATCAGGGATGACAAAGCTTTCATATCCTTCTTCGTTTGCTAATGTCTTTAATGCACCTTTTTGTCGATCCGTTGTAGCATAAATACGTTTTCTTGCTTCTTCCTTGCCATATTTCTTTTCTAGGAAGTCGCGGAAAATACGGAATGCGATGGCTGGTTCTGTGGTAGTACCACTTTTTGAGATGACATTAACGGATACGTCTTTACCTTCAAGAAGATCATATAAATCATTCATATAAGGAGCACTAATGCTGTTCCCTACAAAAATAACTTGAGGCGTTTGACGCTGTTCTTTTGTTAATTGGTTGTAAAATGTATGATTTAGCATTTCTAAAGCAGCTCGAGCACCAAGATAAGAACCACCAATTCCAATGACTAGTAATACGTCAGAGTCTGCCTTAATTTTCTCTGCTGATTTTTGAATGCGTGTGAATTCTTCTTTATCATATTCACTTGGTAAGTTTAACCAACCTAGAAA
The genomic region above belongs to Pontibacillus yanchengensis and contains:
- a CDS encoding glucose-6-phosphate isomerase yields the protein MTHIRFDYEKALSFFGEHEVHYMKDYVKLAHHALHEKTGTGNDFLGWLNLPSEYDKEEFTRIQKSAEKIKADSDVLLVIGIGGSYLGARAALEMLNHTFYNQLTKEQRQTPQVIFVGNSISAPYMNDLYDLLEGKDVSVNVISKSGTTTEPAIAFRIFRDFLEKKYGKEEARKRIYATTDRQKGALKTLANEEGYESFVIPDDVGGRFSVLTAVGLLPIAASGIDINQMMDGAQEAEKQLSESELEDNPAYQYAAVRNVLYNKGKSIEMLVNYEPSLQYFSEWWKQLFGESEGKDQKGIFPASANFSTDLHSMGQYVQDGRRDLFETVIHVEQPKSDITIEEDEQNLDGLNYLAGETVDYVNEKAYEGTLLAHTDGEVPNLVVHVPSLDAYTFGYMVYFFEKACAISGYLLGVNPFDQPGVEAYKKNMFALLGKPGFEDQKAELEKRLNK